The Brassica oleracea var. oleracea cultivar TO1000 chromosome C6, BOL, whole genome shotgun sequence genomic interval CGAAGAATGGTGGTTGGTTGATCACGGAACTCATAATATGTCTGGGTGAATATTCCAACCAGATGATCCTCGAACCGCTTTATATACTCACAGTACTGTTTTTGTTAGTTGCTTGACCAAATAAATTGCATGTTCAGTAATTGCTGTTGGCTAGTCGCTCTCACTACTATGTCTATCTGCAAGATAATAGGTTAGTCCTATTAGCTTCCCCCAACAAATCTACACACACAATGTCAGGAGGAGATGTAAAGTAAGTACCTCCTGATGATCGTTTCCCTTCCATAGCGTCTTTCTTCTCTTGGCAACTTGCGCAAAGGAATGGACCATCCCAAGGACGAAGCTTTGGGCAATTAGCCGTTCCAGCATGTATCGAAACACCTTCTCCAGGTTTCACTTCTACTTGACACACAGCACACATGAACAACTTAAACATATTGCAGAGCGGGTACTTTGTGTCTAATCTGCAATTATGAGTAAGATTATCAAAATGAAGCATATATTTTATATAGGAAACTATATTCAGAGAACCAGACCTCTCTGAAAGCATAGCAGAGCCTTCTTCAAACAGTTCTTCAACTTCATCAGGTTCAAGATACTCTTTCTCAGTATTAGAAGATGAGCCCGAAGATTTTCTTTTGAACATGGACTTTATTATTCCTTTTCCTTGCTTTTTCGGAGGCGGTAGGGAAGCAGCTGGTTTTTCTGATGGTAGTATATCAACGACAATACATGTTGTATCATCTCGAATACCTTTCTTCCCCACAGCTGCCTGTGTGAAGAAGCAATACAAAAAACAATCAAGGCACTGCAAATAAAAGAATACATAAAGAATAAACCGAAAAATATAAGCAACTCAGACACTATAATACTTTAACAATTTGCTCAGCCGAAGCTTCAGGTGGCAAGCCCCGGCAACAATCAAGAGCCTCTTCTGCGCTAATTGCATCCCACACACCATCACTTGAGATGATAAGTCGACCACCAGCTGAAGACAACTACATAACCAAAATCAAATAGATACATCTTTCAGAATAAATTCAAAAGTTCAGAGGCATAAGCAGGAACTTAAAGAGGTTTTAACCTTGACTTGCTTCACATAAGGAACTGGAACAATGTATTCGCCAACATCCAGATCTCCAATGGATCTTGAGAGACAGAGACCACCCGGCCAACATCTCAGAGGGCCAATCTAAAACAAATTAGATTTAGTTATTAGAATCCTTTGATTTTGACAGCACAAAGAAGTATCATGTGTTACATTCAACAAAGCTAGCATAATTTGACGGCCTATGATCACAAGAGACGGGAGAAAGTGCCAAGCATTATGTAAAGAAGTACCTCAGTACCACCACCAGTATTTAACCGACCAACTTCACCACCACTTGCAGTGACGCGATCTCGCCTATTCAAAAAGCAAAAAGAAAGATCTAATGAAGCCATTTTATACAATAAGACTATCATTAGATGGGTCCACAACAGAAGGAAAAAAGGTGACTTACTCTTCTTCGTTTATTTCGAGCCGATGATCAGCAGATAAATGATAGACACCACCTTCAGCAGGCTCAAGTATGCAACGAGAGTCACCTACAGATGCAACACTCACCACCCAACCTTCTACAATGACAAAAGTTACGGTTGTTCCAGAGGTTCTAGCTGACAAGAGAGGAAACAACAAAAACGTCAAACACTTGCTTCACCAAAAGTCATATATTTGTTAATACCTCTTTCCTGGAAATCTTTATCAGTTTTGACAAATCCTGCAACCAAAGCCCTAGGAAGTGCCGCAACCCACTCATCTCTGTTGAGATCAGAGGGTATTGCAGCTAATACATTGTTAAGAAGGTTCTCCTTGGTGTATATAGCTGCTGCAGAACCATTGTGCCCATCAAAAAGCTGCAACATTTTAATCAGAGATATCAATACCAATCCAAAACAACAAGAAGAGCAAGCACAATGGATACCCCGAAAACAGAGAAGGTAGTAACGCCATCATCTCCCGTGACCCTCTGGCACTCAGTTTTAACAAAAGTAAAGTCCTCTCCTTTCTTGCTCTGGTTAAACTGGCCGTGTACAAGCTCAGGATTGTCTATCTTTTCATTAGCTGATTCACGCTTGAGCAAAACGGAAAGTGGAACTGTATGATGTTCTCCTTTAGTTGACATTGTGTTTCCCTAAAATGACTAAACCCTTCCTTCCTCTAGTTCTCTACCATCATACAAATAAAAAAAAAAACACAAAACCTGATACAAAATGGAAAAAAATAAATTAAATCAATTCAGCCTCTTTATTTCTAATACTTGGTCTCCAAGTTTGTCAAATTCAAAGTAAAGGTCTAACATATACTCCTTAAACCACAGTAACATCCCGATCCCAGCATTGCTAGATCAAACTCACAAGGAAGAAATAAACAATACATAGCCGATCAAAGCATCAAATTAGATCTTCAAAGAAGATTAAAAGCCGAAGAAGATCAAATTTTTGAATCGTAATGCATCCTTAAACGATCCTTCAACGGATGAATCCAGTAAATAAAATGAATACGAATCCGAAAAGATCAAAACGAACAGATTCTCATTAGGCAGCGATATAACGAATCGAAACGATCACATAATTACACAATGGAGGGGAAGAGAAATATATATAGAGAGAGCGTTACGATCTGGATTGAACGGATATGCAATAATCGACGACGGAGATTTTCCTTTTTCTTTTTCTGAAGATTACGCGGTGGGAGGAGGCGATGATGCTTCTTCTTCTTCCTCGAATCTCACGGCGCTATGTAGACATTCCATGGACACAGAGAGAGAGAGATTACAGAAAACGCGAACGAAGGTGTCTCTCTGTCTTGCTCCGTTGTTTTCTTTTTCTTCTTTTTTTTTTTAATTGTTTTCTAAATATTATTATTATTTTTAATTGAAAATCATCATCCGCCGTTCTCTTATTAGCCACGAGCACCGTTATGTTTTTCATTCGGTGGAAATCAAAACACAGTCGTTTCCTTCCCACATGGTCGACCTGGCTTAACCCTCATTTCTCGGATATTTGGAACGCTAAAATTCAACACACATTACGTAGACATTTTGTATTAAGAAACATCAATCACACCTGATTCTTCTTATATGAGAAATATTATAGTTAGAAAAGTTGTAAATGTAGACAATTTATAAAATAAGTCACGAGAGCGACATGTTGGGTTTCAACTTTCATATTATATTTCAAACTTGACAATATCTGTATTTAGCACCATCAAATAATCAAATAATCTAAATACAGATAAAAAAATTAGATTATTAATTTGAAACCCAACATGTCGCTCTCGTGACCTATTTGACAATAATCTAAATACAGATAAAAAAATAGATTATTTGATTATTTTTTTTTATTTTTCGGTCATTAAGGTCCCGAAAAAAAAAATTGAAATATCTCATTTGGCCATCCTCCCTTTCATTAAAGACAACTTGATCCACGCTACACTATGATAAAGGATTGGATTAATATCCATAAACCACTTTTCGGAGCTTTTTTGGAAACACATATCTTAGAGAATAATAAGGATCGAGTTTTGCGGGCAATACCTCAAGGGTGGAAGTTTTTTGGGAACTATCAGTCTGATGCTTCAGGGAAGATTATTTTAGTTCGGGACCCTCGGGTTTTGGTTTTGATTTACCATGAATCGGCGCAGTCAATCACTTGTGGGGTGGTGATTCATGCAGATAATATAAGTATTACTGTTTCTTTTGTTTATGCATTCAATGAGTTGGATGATCGTTCTGCTCTTTGGGACAGTTTGGTGGACATTCGGGCAACGACTCCAGTCTTTAGATTTCCCTGGGCCGTTGTTGGTAATTTTAATCAGATATTGAGAGTTAGCCATCATTCAAATCATGGTTCGGGTCGGGTTGACACTTCTGGTATTGAGGAAATAAATCTTTCTCTTCAGGATGTTGAACTCTTCGAGGTTCAGGCTAAGGGTCTGCCTTTCACATGGACGAACAATCAGGATGACAATCCCATCTCTACTAGGATTGATCATGCTTTCATTAATCAGTCTTGGTCCTCTACTTTTCTGGATTCTTATGCGGAGTTCTTAGAGCCTAGTCAGTCTGATCATGCTCCTTGTCTTTTTCACCTTCCATCAATTAGACAGTGGGGTTTGCAAGCCTTTCAAGTTCTTTCCTCATGTTATTGATCACCCAAAGTACTCTCAGCTTGTTAGTGAGGCTTGGAACTGCAGACAGATTACTGGAACTGATCAGTTCAAGCTTGTTTGTTCTCTGAAGTTGCTTAAGGTTGTTCTCCGTAGATTAAATAAACAAAAATTTAGTGGTATTTCCCAGCGTGTTAAAGATCAGAAACTTATTGTGGATGGGCTACAGCGTTCTTTGCTTACTTCACCTGACTCGGCTACTGCAAGGGAGGAACATACGCAGCGAGGAAAACTTAATATGTTATTAACAGGAGGAGAAGTATCATAGACAGAGATCTCGTGTCAGGTGGGCGGATGTGCGGGATAGAAACACTGTCTTCTATTACAGGACGGTCACCCAACATGTTACTCGGAACCATATACATTTTCTGAAAGATGAAAATGATAGGGTAATCTCCACTACAAATGAGCTAAAAACGCACTCTGCTCAGTATTTTCATAGTATCTTGGGTGTTACTGATCTTCCTAATTCTTTGGCTCCTATGGACGAGCTTCATGACCTCCTACCTTTTCGATGCTCAGAAATCCAACAGGCTTACCTCGCTAGGACAGTTCTTGAGCCAGAAATTAAAGGCACCATTTTCTCCATGCCTATCAACGAGAGTCCTGGCCCTGATGGCTACTTAATAGAGTTTATTAGGGCTTCTTGGGACACTGTAGGACCGGATATTATCAATGCAGTTAGTGAGTTTTTCAGGAATGGAAGACTGCTTAAGGATCTAAATACAAAAGCTATTGCATTGATTCCAAAGAAGCCGGAAGCTTGCTCTTTGGGAGATTATCGTCCGATCAGTTGCTGTAACATTATCTATAAGGTAATCTCCAAGATAATTGCTAACCGGCTCAAGCCTATTCTCCGTGAGTGTGTCAGTCCCAACCAAGCAGCATTTTTGAAAGGTCGGAGCTTGGGTGAAAATGTTCTTCTCGCTTCTGAGCTAATCCAGGATTACAGCAAAGCTTCTTGCCTCAGGAGTACTATGCTTAAGGTGAATATTCATAAGGCTTTCGATACGGTGTGCTGGGATTTTGTTATTAAAATCTTCAAAGCTCAAGGATTCCCAGCCCTATTTGTTTCTTGGATTCACGAATGCATTACTTCTCCTAGATTCTCAGTGGCTTTGAATGGGGAGTTGGCTCGGTTCTTTGAGGGGAAAAAAGGATTGAGACAGGGTGATTCTATTTCTCCTTATCTCTTCATCATGATCATGGAAGTTCTCTCAAGGCTCTTGAATAAGGATCAGATTGAGAACAGATTCCGTCGTCACCCGCTCTGTAATTCTCCTAGGATCACCCATCTTCTCTTTGCAGATGACTTACTGGTTTTTTCTGATGGCTCGCGAGCTTCTGTAGCTGGTATTAAGGAGGTTATGTCTGTGTTTAAGGACTGGTCTGGCCTGGACATGAATGAGGCTAAGTCCGAGATTTTCTATGGAGGTTACAATGATATCCAAGCCCCAGTGATGGCTGATTTATCGGGGTTTAAACGGGGCTCGTTCCCTACATGGTATTTGGGTCTTCCTTTGGATCCAAAGAAAATTACCTTTGCCACACTACAACCTTTCTTGGAGAGAATCACATCCAAATTACATTCTTGGACTGTGAAAACCCTCACGTTCGCAGGCAAGGTGAAGCTGATTTATTCAGTTATTTACGGGATTATCAATTTTTGGAGTTCTGATTTTGTTCTGCCAAAGAGATTCTATCAAAAAGTGGACTCTATTTGCTCAGCCTTTCTGTGGAAGAACTCAACCACATCTGCCTCTGGTGCTCGTGTCTCCTGGTCTTCTAATTTTACTCCCAAAGAGGAAGGAGGGCTTGGGTTGCGGACTTTTGAGGAGTTCGAGTTGGTCTTTCGGTTAAAGAGGCTATGGAATTTCTTTTCCAATTCGGGTTCTCACTGGGTTGCTTGGTTGAAGACAAACAGATTCAATGGAAGAAACTTTTGGCTGGTCAGGGACTCCCAGCGATTCTCGGTAACGGTTAGGAGTATGTTACAGCTTAAACATCTCTTACCTACTTTTCTCCGATGTTCTATTGGCAACGGTACTACCGCTTCTTTCTGGTATGATTTCTGGATAGAACTGGGCCCTCTACACTTACTATTCGGGTCTACTGTGTTGGGGTCAAAAACGGTTGCGACGAAGTTAACGTCCAAATCCCCAAAGAAGAAAAGCATAGAAAACTTCTTCGACAAATAATTTTTCGAAATAGATTCTTCTTTACGAAAAACTTTGCGGAAGAAACGCGAATCATAGGACAAGAGCTCGAGAAGGATCGTTACGCAGCGACCAAACACGTGCTCCGCTTGGTTGCTACGTAGCGATCGAGTTCGAGCCAAAGCTCAGTCGCTACGTAGCGACCAAACGTCCATTCCGCTCAGTCACTACGTAGCGACCGAGCTTGAACCGGAGCTTGGTCGCTACGTAGCGACCGAGCTCGAACCAAAGTTCGGTCTCTACGTAGCGACCGAGCTCTTCCGAAACGTCGATACGACATCAGTCCACGCATTCTCGTCTACCCTTCGATACTATCTCCCGAATACCGTAGTGAACCCATCTCACGTACCCCGCCATTTCTAAGATTATCAATCAAAATTTACCGTAAAAACCGTGGAAAGTTCATTCTTTATCGAAAGAAGCTGTAATAAACGCTTTGAGTCGAAAGACGGCCCAAAGGGACCTAAGACACTACTCGAGGCCCAACATATGATTTCTTAACCAACAGCCCGTAAACCTTGTTGGTTTACGCTTGGTTCACAAGGAAAGATAAATGTCAAGTTTCCGCGGATAAATAC includes:
- the LOC106300989 gene encoding probable protein phosphatase 2C 12, whose translation is MSTKGEHHTVPLSVLLKRESANEKIDNPELVHGQFNQSKKGEDFTFVKTECQRVTGDDGVTTFSVFGLFDGHNGSAAAIYTKENLLNNVLAAIPSDLNRDEWVAALPRALVAGFVKTDKDFQERARTSGTTVTFVIVEGWVVSVASVGDSRCILEPAEGGVYHLSADHRLEINEEERDRVTASGGEVGRLNTGGGTEIGPLRCWPGGLCLSRSIGDLDVGEYIVPVPYVKQVKLSSAGGRLIISSDGVWDAISAEEALDCCRGLPPEASAEQIVKAAVGKKGIRDDTTCIVVDILPSEKPAASLPPPKKQGKGIIKSMFKRKSSGSSSNTEKEYLEPDEVEELFEEGSAMLSERLDTKYPLCNMFKLFMCAVCQVEVKPGEGVSIHAGTANCPKLRPWDGPFLCASCQEKKDAMEGKRSSGDRHSSESD